A region of Myxococcus stipitatus DSM 14675 DNA encodes the following proteins:
- a CDS encoding non-ribosomal peptide synthetase, with amino-acid sequence MNATELISELMRLGVELRVEDEHLRIRAARNVITPDLQKHIAARKDEILEALRRALPRAEVSHEPFPLTDLQEAYLVGHGIDFGVGGVSCHLYHEFDGHGLDLGRLSGAWQRLIDQHPMLRSVVLPSGEQRVLESVPPFSMPVMDLRGQPPDAVEAKLAEVRRELSNRSTPPGHWPTFELRATLLDGGKARIHIDLDAITMDAASMMALSDEWRELSADPDRRLEPVPVTFRDHVLAEKAARETSAWRSAEAYWTARLEDLPDAPVLPLATSPEHLVRPSFRRLRGGLDARRWALLKERAAEAGLTRSGVVCAAFSEVLASWSETRRFCLNLTLFQRPPIHPAIDKVVGDFTTNVLLEVDGKGMTFRQRAVALRDQLARDLEHLEFSGVRVMRERARRREGSGGLMPIVFTSLLGHRSARAEGGLLFGWLGKQAYAISQTPQVWIDHQVLEDDGVLRFSWDSPEGLFPEGLLEDAFSAQEALLIRLADDPSAWDEVTPVRLPPAQSQRRESFNATATHILETRLDDLFLAQAERAPERVAVLDEGRTLTHGQLRGHAGALAEHLLELGARPDELMAVVLEKGWRQVVAVLGIHLAGAAYLPIEPSLPDERRRLLLLEGRVRVVVTDASRAERLAWPDGIRVVTIPDVADRRPPRLPSRRASDLAYCIYTSGSTGRPKGVMVEHRAAANTLLDINARFRVGPEDRVFGLSSLGFDLSVYDIFGSLAAGAALVLPRPEATWEPSTWLRWLREQRVTVWNSVPTLMEMLVDLLESRGERLPASLRLVLLSGDWIPVTLPDRIRALSSEVRVISLGGATEGAVWSILHPIGKVERAARSILYGRPMANQRFHVLDETLSPRPEHVPGDLYIAGEGLARGYFGDESLTRERFIEHPVTGERLYWTGDLGRFMPGGDIEFLGRKDFQVKVGGHRIELGEIEAALLKHPTLRDAVVAAPGEKTLRRLVAYVVPGAGHSAPSDEVLRQFLGETLPHYMVPGVFVSLSALPRSANGKVDRKALPEPVAKSTGPSPALEARNGLLLAKVSELVAETLKRPHIDPEAPLLRLGATSVELIKLATRLEQVFGSRPRMTEFLTLRNVAEIVAYYAERQPMESKGSCAASEAGLILDLEQREVWKRARHGVRTFEQVTTVALRGNSNEEARRRRALERSSHRSFSSEPATAESVGRLLSCLCSIDVEGRFKYQYGSAGGTYSVQLYLSASPGRVRGLEAGAYYLDPVRQGLVRLADSSGVDASLHAPTNQQVFERSAFSLFLVCDRRAVEPLYGEKWRDFALLEAGLMSQLLELRAAEQQLGLCQVGGLRFEALRTAFRLEERHEYLHGLLGGALAWEEGAL; translated from the coding sequence TTGAATGCCACCGAACTCATTTCAGAGCTGATGCGGTTGGGGGTGGAGCTCAGGGTCGAGGACGAGCACCTGCGCATCCGCGCCGCGCGCAACGTCATCACTCCGGACCTCCAGAAGCACATCGCCGCCAGGAAGGACGAAATCCTGGAAGCGCTGCGCCGGGCCCTGCCACGCGCCGAGGTCTCCCACGAGCCCTTCCCGCTGACGGACCTCCAGGAAGCGTACCTGGTGGGGCACGGCATCGACTTCGGAGTCGGGGGCGTCTCCTGCCACCTGTACCACGAGTTCGATGGACACGGCCTGGACCTCGGCCGCCTGTCGGGGGCCTGGCAGCGCCTCATCGACCAGCACCCCATGCTGCGCTCGGTGGTGCTCCCGTCCGGTGAGCAGCGCGTGCTGGAGAGCGTGCCGCCGTTCTCCATGCCGGTGATGGACCTGCGGGGGCAGCCCCCCGACGCGGTGGAGGCGAAGCTCGCGGAGGTCCGCCGGGAGCTGTCGAACCGGTCCACGCCCCCCGGGCACTGGCCGACCTTCGAGCTGCGCGCGACGCTCCTCGATGGTGGCAAGGCGCGCATCCACATCGACCTCGACGCCATCACGATGGATGCCGCGTCCATGATGGCCCTCTCGGACGAGTGGAGGGAGCTCTCCGCCGACCCGGACCGCCGCCTGGAGCCGGTGCCCGTGACGTTCCGGGACCATGTCCTCGCGGAGAAGGCCGCGCGGGAGACAAGCGCCTGGCGGAGCGCGGAGGCCTACTGGACCGCGCGCCTGGAGGACCTCCCCGATGCGCCCGTGCTCCCGCTGGCCACCTCGCCAGAGCACCTGGTCCGGCCTTCGTTCCGTCGCCTGCGAGGGGGCCTGGACGCGCGCCGCTGGGCGCTGTTGAAGGAGCGCGCGGCGGAGGCGGGGCTCACGCGCTCGGGCGTCGTCTGCGCGGCGTTCTCGGAGGTGCTCGCGAGCTGGAGTGAGACGCGGCGCTTCTGTCTCAACCTCACCTTGTTCCAGCGCCCTCCCATCCATCCGGCCATCGACAAGGTCGTGGGGGACTTCACGACGAACGTGCTGCTGGAGGTGGATGGAAAGGGCATGACGTTCCGCCAGCGTGCGGTGGCGCTGCGGGACCAACTGGCGCGGGACCTCGAGCACCTGGAGTTCAGCGGGGTGCGCGTGATGCGCGAGCGCGCGAGGCGGCGGGAGGGAAGCGGAGGGCTGATGCCCATCGTCTTCACCAGCCTGCTGGGGCACCGCTCCGCCCGAGCCGAGGGAGGACTCCTCTTCGGGTGGCTGGGCAAGCAGGCCTACGCCATCTCCCAGACGCCGCAGGTGTGGATCGACCACCAGGTCCTCGAGGACGACGGCGTGCTGCGCTTCTCGTGGGACAGCCCGGAGGGGCTCTTTCCGGAGGGACTGCTCGAGGATGCCTTCTCCGCGCAGGAGGCCCTCCTCATCCGGCTCGCGGACGACCCCTCGGCGTGGGACGAGGTCACGCCGGTGCGACTCCCCCCGGCGCAGTCGCAGCGGCGCGAGTCCTTCAACGCCACCGCGACGCACATCCTGGAGACGCGGCTGGACGACCTCTTCCTCGCGCAGGCGGAGCGCGCCCCCGAGCGCGTCGCGGTGCTCGACGAGGGACGCACGCTGACCCATGGCCAGCTCCGAGGGCACGCCGGAGCACTGGCGGAACACCTCCTGGAGCTGGGGGCTCGGCCCGATGAGCTGATGGCCGTGGTCCTGGAGAAAGGCTGGCGCCAGGTGGTCGCGGTGCTGGGGATCCACCTGGCGGGGGCCGCGTATCTCCCCATCGAGCCCTCGCTCCCGGACGAGCGTCGTCGGCTGTTGCTCCTGGAGGGGCGGGTCCGCGTGGTGGTGACGGACGCCTCTCGCGCGGAGCGGCTCGCGTGGCCCGATGGGATTCGGGTGGTGACCATTCCCGACGTCGCGGACCGGCGGCCGCCTCGGCTGCCTTCGCGGCGGGCGTCGGACCTGGCGTACTGCATCTACACCTCGGGTTCGACGGGGCGCCCCAAGGGCGTGATGGTGGAGCATCGCGCCGCGGCGAACACCTTGCTGGACATCAACGCGCGCTTCAGGGTCGGCCCGGAGGACCGCGTCTTCGGTCTCTCGTCGCTGGGCTTCGACCTCTCCGTCTACGACATCTTCGGCAGCCTCGCGGCGGGTGCGGCGCTCGTGCTGCCGCGGCCCGAAGCGACGTGGGAGCCTTCGACCTGGCTGCGGTGGCTGCGAGAGCAGCGCGTGACGGTGTGGAACTCGGTCCCCACGTTGATGGAGATGCTGGTGGACCTGCTCGAGTCTCGTGGCGAGCGGCTCCCGGCTTCGCTGCGGCTGGTGTTGCTCAGCGGTGACTGGATTCCCGTCACCCTCCCGGACCGCATCCGAGCCCTCTCCAGCGAGGTGCGAGTCATCAGCCTGGGCGGCGCGACGGAGGGCGCCGTCTGGTCGATTCTCCATCCCATCGGCAAGGTGGAGCGCGCGGCGCGCAGCATCCTCTACGGCCGCCCCATGGCGAACCAGCGCTTCCACGTGCTGGACGAGACCCTGTCTCCTCGACCCGAGCACGTTCCCGGGGACCTCTACATCGCCGGAGAGGGACTGGCGCGGGGCTACTTCGGTGACGAGTCCCTGACGCGCGAGCGCTTCATCGAGCACCCGGTGACGGGCGAGCGCCTCTACTGGACCGGAGACCTGGGCCGCTTCATGCCCGGTGGGGATATCGAGTTCCTCGGCCGCAAGGACTTCCAGGTGAAGGTGGGCGGGCACCGCATCGAGCTGGGCGAAATCGAGGCCGCGCTGCTCAAGCACCCGACGCTGCGAGACGCCGTGGTGGCCGCGCCGGGTGAGAAGACGCTCCGCAGGCTCGTCGCCTACGTCGTCCCGGGGGCGGGGCACAGCGCGCCCTCGGACGAGGTGCTGCGCCAGTTCCTCGGCGAGACCTTGCCGCACTACATGGTCCCAGGTGTCTTCGTCAGCCTGTCCGCGCTGCCCAGGTCCGCGAATGGCAAGGTCGACCGCAAGGCCCTGCCCGAGCCGGTCGCGAAGTCGACGGGGCCCTCGCCCGCGCTGGAGGCGCGGAATGGACTCCTGCTCGCGAAGGTCAGCGAGCTCGTCGCGGAGACACTCAAGCGTCCGCACATCGACCCGGAAGCCCCGCTGCTCCGGTTGGGCGCCACGTCGGTGGAGCTCATCAAGCTGGCGACGCGGCTGGAGCAGGTGTTCGGGAGCCGGCCCCGGATGACGGAGTTCCTCACGCTCCGGAACGTCGCGGAGATCGTGGCGTACTACGCCGAGCGCCAGCCCATGGAGTCCAAGGGCTCGTGCGCGGCGAGCGAGGCGGGGTTGATTCTGGACCTGGAGCAGCGCGAGGTCTGGAAGCGCGCCCGCCACGGCGTCCGCACCTTCGAGCAGGTGACGACGGTGGCGCTTCGAGGCAACTCGAATGAAGAGGCGCGAAGAAGGCGCGCCCTGGAGCGGTCCAGTCACCGGAGCTTCTCCTCGGAGCCGGCGACCGCGGAGTCCGTGGGGCGGCTGTTGTCGTGCCTGTGCTCCATCGACGTCGAGGGGCGCTTCAAGTACCAGTATGGCTCGGCCGGCGGTACCTACTCGGTGCAGCTCTACCTGTCCGCGTCGCCGGGAAGAGTCAGGGGCCTGGAGGCGGGGGCCTACTACCTGGACCCCGTGCGCCAGGGGCTCGTCCGGCTCGCTGACTCGAGCGGAGTGGACGCGTCGCTGCATGCGCCCACGAATCAACAGGTGTTCGAGCGCTCCGCGTTCTCGCTCTTCCTGGTGTGTGACCGACGTGCCGTCGAGCCGCTGTATGGAGAGAAGTGGCGGGACTTCGCCCTGCTCGAAGCGGGGCTCATGTCGCAGCTCCTGGAGCTGCGCGCCGCCGAGCAGCAGCTGGGCCTGTGTCAGGTGGGCGGGCTGCGCTTCGAGGCGCTTCGCACCGCCTTCCGACTCGAGGAGCGGCACGAGTACCTCCACGGCCTGCTCGGTGGCGCGCTGGCTTGGGAAGAGGGGGCGCTATGA